In Pedobacter sp. SL55, the following proteins share a genomic window:
- a CDS encoding MauE/DoxX family redox-associated membrane protein: protein MHLVTTSIFQKSARILLGTFMVLAGIGHLTFQRKEFQAQVPNWVPLHKDTTVVLSGIAEIMLGLAMLLIVKQRPKVGIVLALFFVAVFPGNVAQYLNQRDAFGLNTDRLRLLRLFFQSGTYHLGAVEHWCLILPEDAEKSLGWQFYEVITPSFHDYFYNLPKN, encoded by the coding sequence ATGCATCTTGTTACTACGTCTATATTTCAAAAAAGTGCCAGAATACTGCTGGGAACTTTCATGGTGCTAGCGGGCATCGGGCACCTCACGTTTCAACGTAAGGAATTTCAAGCGCAAGTGCCCAACTGGGTACCGCTTCACAAAGATACCACGGTAGTGCTATCAGGTATTGCAGAAATCATGTTGGGCTTGGCAATGCTATTGATTGTAAAACAGCGACCGAAGGTGGGCATTGTGCTTGCCCTTTTCTTTGTTGCGGTATTTCCGGGCAATGTAGCACAATACCTCAACCAAAGAGATGCCTTTGGACTAAACACCGACCGTTTGCGACTACTGAGGCTATTTTTCCAATCGGGTACTTATCATTTGGGCGCTGTGGAGCACTGGTGCCTTATCTTACCTGAAGATGCAGAAAAAAGCCTTGGATGGCAATTTTACGAAGT
- a CDS encoding nucleoside deaminase, translating into MKAHEQLMEKAIGLAEHNLKSLNGGPFGALIVRDGKIISQSANTVTSDCDPTAHAEINAIRKAAKKLGKPDLSGCILYTSAEPCPMCLSAIYWANIAEVYYGNTKRDAEWAGFGDQFIIDELQKPIDQQQIKFKRLMPSRAIKAFEQWKAAGPELQEKVKDGSL; encoded by the coding sequence ATGAAAGCACATGAACAATTGATGGAAAAGGCCATTGGCCTAGCTGAGCACAATCTCAAAAGCTTAAATGGCGGCCCATTTGGAGCCCTAATTGTGCGAGACGGAAAAATCATTAGCCAATCGGCCAATACCGTAACTTCCGACTGTGACCCTACGGCGCATGCCGAAATTAACGCCATTAGAAAAGCCGCCAAAAAGTTGGGAAAGCCAGATCTTTCGGGCTGTATATTGTACACCAGTGCCGAACCCTGCCCCATGTGCCTAAGTGCCATCTATTGGGCTAACATAGCGGAAGTGTATTACGGCAATACCAAACGTGATGCAGAGTGGGCCGGATTTGGCGATCAATTTATTATTGATGAGCTACAAAAACCCATTGATCAGCAACAAATTAAATTTAAACGGCTCATGCCCAGCAGGGCAATAAAAGCGTTTGAACAGTGGAAAGCTGCCGGACCTGAACTTCAAGAAAAAGTAAAAGATGGCTCACTGTAA
- a CDS encoding sensor histidine kinase has product MNCQRKEACVKVSVTDSGMGIPIKDQPHIFDRFYRVLGPQTENITGFGIGLYLCKEIIGRHGGRVGVESDYGKGSTFWFEIPIADELLG; this is encoded by the coding sequence GTGAATTGCCAAAGAAAAGAAGCTTGCGTAAAAGTTAGCGTAACTGATAGTGGAATGGGAATTCCAATCAAAGATCAGCCGCATATATTCGACCGCTTTTACCGCGTTTTAGGACCCCAAACAGAAAACATTACCGGTTTTGGCATAGGACTTTACCTTTGTAAAGAGATTATTGGCAGACATGGCGGACGTGTAGGCGTAGAAAGTGATTATGGTAAAGGAAGTACCTTTTGGTTTGAAATCCCAATAGCGGATGAATTGCTAGGCTAA
- a CDS encoding PAS domain-containing protein, with protein sequence MVPEHREVVRAKAIKAREERSLYHAVYEIKWPDGSSHWISAYGRGRYDAEGKADRMVGMIAEVTEQVKAQQRIEKLNTELKTALARAINSEERMKLAVTAAQLGTWFLAIASGEFIITSRTKEIYGFHEDEEVSLEQTMAQIIDTHRDEVRMAMEMAIKEGSPYDIEYPIIRLKDGELRWLRAVGRKYSAIANAAVEHFSGTIMDITEPKAEDQRKQDFISIVSHEMRTPITSINGYIQILEAKAKKAGDQINADIAAKARRQVARMTGLVSGFLDMARAGEDKIYLYKNTFNLANMVAYTQAEVLATVTTHQIIFQPCPDVLVKADQEKLEQVLDNFINNAVKMLASWKRCTSELPKKRSLRKS encoded by the coding sequence ATGGTGCCAGAACACAGAGAGGTAGTGCGTGCCAAAGCCATTAAAGCACGGGAAGAACGTTCACTCTACCATGCCGTTTATGAAATTAAATGGCCCGATGGCTCTAGCCATTGGATTAGCGCCTACGGCAGAGGGCGTTATGATGCTGAGGGAAAGGCCGACCGTATGGTAGGTATGATAGCCGAAGTAACCGAACAAGTAAAAGCCCAACAGCGGATAGAAAAGCTAAACACCGAGCTAAAAACGGCATTAGCTAGAGCCATCAATAGCGAAGAACGGATGAAATTGGCCGTAACAGCCGCACAGCTAGGCACTTGGTTCTTAGCCATCGCTTCTGGCGAGTTTATCATTACTTCACGTACCAAAGAGATTTATGGTTTTCATGAGGATGAAGAAGTTTCTTTAGAACAAACCATGGCCCAAATTATAGATACCCACAGAGATGAAGTGAGAATGGCGATGGAGATGGCGATTAAAGAAGGCAGCCCTTACGATATAGAATATCCAATTATCCGCCTTAAAGATGGCGAGCTGCGCTGGTTAAGAGCGGTGGGCAGAAAATACTCGGCCATTGCCAATGCTGCCGTCGAACACTTTTCTGGCACCATCATGGACATTACCGAACCTAAAGCTGAGGACCAACGTAAACAGGACTTTATCAGCATTGTTAGTCACGAGATGCGCACCCCTATTACCTCAATCAATGGCTACATCCAAATTCTTGAAGCCAAGGCTAAAAAAGCTGGCGACCAAATTAACGCCGACATTGCAGCGAAAGCTAGGCGGCAGGTAGCACGCATGACAGGACTGGTTAGTGGCTTTTTGGATATGGCCAGAGCCGGCGAAGATAAAATTTACCTGTATAAAAACACTTTTAACTTGGCCAACATGGTGGCGTACACCCAGGCCGAAGTGTTGGCAACCGTTACCACCCATCAAATTATATTTCAACCCTGCCCTGATGTGCTGGTAAAAGCTGATCAGGAAAAGTTAGAACAGGTATTGGACAATTTTATCAATAACGCGGTAAAAATGCTCGCCAGCTGGAAGCGTTGTACAAGTGAATTGCCAAAGAAAAGAAGCTTGCGTAAAAGTTAG
- a CDS encoding PAS domain-containing protein, giving the protein MSNYRANEQQRLAALQAYQILDTTAEEDYDELTELAAAICGTPIALISLVDKERQWFKSHKGLDVKETTRSQSFCAHAILEPSTLMQVEDAQLDERFKNNPLVTGNPNIVFYAGMPLVDADGYALGSLCVIDSKPHQLNEAQQQALKTLSKQVVNKFMLRKKLLDLAAANEENIRLNQQSIERENHLERIIEQSPAAIVVLRGEDMIVDAINPAMLSLIDQQPDIQGKKLLTAMPELKNQPAYELLQEVFKTGKALHRYETPVSLDRNGKIATAYFDFSYTPLIENGEVTGIIDMAVEVTEQVAAKKVIEENANHLYQMVMSAPMGMCIIRGYDLVIEVANEPMLKIWTRTANQVLGKCLTDVFPEVIDQPFPEMLLNVLRTGEALSIPELTADIAELDGTINRIYIDFTYKPLRNAQGEPEAIIATVIDITEAVKSRRLLEESKEELQSANAELGSVNEEYMALNEELIATNEQLMKAEESLIDLNERISIAIDAGGLGYTEVDLATGKMRCNDTFKSFYGRKPHEELPTPKCLN; this is encoded by the coding sequence ATGTCAAATTACCGTGCCAATGAGCAACAGCGTTTAGCTGCCCTACAAGCTTACCAAATTCTTGACACTACCGCAGAAGAAGACTACGACGAGCTTACTGAACTTGCGGCCGCAATTTGCGGTACGCCAATTGCCCTCATTAGTCTGGTAGATAAAGAACGACAATGGTTTAAATCTCATAAAGGCTTAGATGTAAAAGAAACGACAAGGTCACAGTCTTTTTGCGCCCATGCCATACTAGAGCCCAGCACGCTGATGCAAGTAGAAGATGCACAGCTAGACGAACGCTTTAAAAACAACCCATTGGTTACGGGCAACCCGAACATTGTATTTTACGCCGGAATGCCCTTAGTAGATGCCGATGGTTACGCCCTAGGTTCGCTCTGCGTAATTGATAGCAAGCCACACCAACTTAACGAAGCGCAGCAACAAGCACTTAAAACCTTGTCTAAGCAAGTGGTTAACAAGTTTATGCTGCGTAAAAAACTACTTGATCTGGCCGCAGCAAATGAAGAGAACATTAGGTTAAACCAGCAAAGCATAGAACGAGAAAACCACCTCGAAAGAATTATAGAACAATCGCCAGCGGCCATTGTGGTTTTACGAGGAGAAGACATGATTGTGGATGCCATTAATCCGGCCATGCTGAGCCTAATTGACCAGCAACCCGATATTCAAGGCAAAAAACTATTAACCGCAATGCCGGAACTTAAGAACCAACCCGCCTACGAATTATTGCAGGAGGTATTTAAAACCGGCAAAGCGCTACATCGCTACGAAACACCAGTAAGCCTAGATCGAAATGGCAAAATAGCCACAGCCTATTTTGATTTTTCTTATACACCGCTGATAGAAAATGGCGAAGTAACGGGCATTATTGACATGGCTGTTGAGGTTACCGAGCAAGTAGCTGCCAAAAAGGTGATTGAAGAAAATGCTAACCACCTCTATCAAATGGTAATGAGCGCTCCAATGGGCATGTGTATCATTAGAGGTTACGACTTGGTGATTGAGGTAGCCAACGAACCAATGCTGAAAATTTGGACACGTACCGCTAACCAAGTGCTGGGCAAATGCTTAACGGATGTTTTCCCCGAAGTGATAGACCAACCATTCCCAGAGATGTTGCTTAATGTGTTGAGAACAGGCGAGGCACTTTCTATACCCGAACTGACTGCCGATATTGCCGAGCTAGACGGCACCATCAATAGAATTTATATTGATTTTACCTACAAACCCCTACGCAACGCCCAAGGCGAGCCCGAAGCGATTATCGCCACAGTAATAGACATTACCGAAGCGGTAAAGTCGCGTAGGCTTTTAGAAGAAAGCAAAGAAGAACTACAATCGGCCAATGCCGAGTTGGGCTCCGTTAACGAGGAGTATATGGCGCTGAACGAAGAGCTCATTGCCACCAACGAACAATTGATGAAGGCCGAAGAAAGCCTGATTGACCTTAACGAACGGATAAGCATTGCTATTGATGCGGGCGGGCTTGGCTACACCGAGGTGGATTTAGCTACGGGCAAAATGCGCTGCAATGATACTTTTAAAAGCTTTTATGGCCGCAAACCGCATGAAGAGCTACCTACGCCCAAATGTTTGAATTGA
- a CDS encoding kelch repeat-containing protein, translating into MSFQSAIPLKYLLAFCFTVFFHYATWSQQPNWEFIKGYSTSGNFSIDGQQGVPSVNNRMGLRETAASWKIGNKIYFFGGFGYGADRTSDNLADLWSYDLTTLEWTWLKGGTSVSKSGIYGNKGEAAASNRPGARQSPVAWTNGGKLYLFGGYGLTEGIAINYLNDLWEYDPATNNWTWLKGEKEHNQPGIYGVKGTYDASNQPGARTAALTWVVNGKVYLFGGGGYGVSSGLGPLNDLWEYDTATNQWKWLKGSDNSNASGIYGSIGVGHVNNTPSGRSLGVACTLNDKLYLFGGLANANLYNDLWMYDLALNTWTWLKGSSSTNQLSTYGVQGTAAAANTPGARRSLVAWAANGKMYLFGGNGYANTATAGALNDLWSYQPGTNQWAWLKGGNTTNQTGSYGTKGVAAATNTPGARERTLGWVENNQLYLFRGQYYYPFVSYRQDDIWSYDIASNQWTWLAGEETAAQSGYYGTPGLATVKNQPGARSGATQWTLNGKHYLFGGNGVTPSGSGRLNDLWEYDPATQQWTWLKGSNAPGQEGNYGTIGVAAIANTPGARYYANGWAYDGKLYLFGGRGLTTTATEGILNDLWVFDLQTKNWTYLNGSKQLNEYGNYGTLGVENASNQPRSRYDASAVVVNGKFYLFGGTGYSSFNTAHLPDLWSHNPETGNWTWLKGGPQFPVAGNLAQFSEDYTPGARAGTVAWAVGNRLYLFGGTYYNPNSYTTSYYNDLWAFDTATSYWALMSGDVVANKLGVYGQIGVASAGSRPGGRMSATGITVNSKLYLFGGFGYASNNTIGRLNDVWMYDIASSQWVWHQGSHQTNANGVLSNVPSQNQIGARNSAVSWFNGGYFYIFGGNGYDIAGESNYRGDLWRMELPSDNLTLTSLLPSVGSFSPSFDNEIYTYSLTTSASSFTLIPTLAHYGAKVKVNGSWMASGNTSDPISLDLGNNTVEVMIIAQDGISRTTYTINVNREQALPVTLVSFTAKIENNAAKLQWQTAMEQDNSGFEIYRSGDDKQRIRIAQIAGKNAPGVYNHTDQRPLNGNNYYWLVQIDRDGKTTELGQKVLNFDLSALDISVYPNPATAKTTVTFGAGQYQTLVFSGIDGKVIMKESLTPEQRQTSINVAAYPAGVYIIKLIGTGGSSVHKLIKK; encoded by the coding sequence ATGTCATTTCAATCTGCTATACCACTAAAGTATCTTTTAGCTTTCTGTTTTACAGTGTTTTTTCATTACGCTACTTGGTCTCAACAACCCAATTGGGAATTTATAAAAGGCTATTCAACTTCTGGTAATTTTAGTATAGATGGGCAGCAGGGTGTACCTTCTGTAAACAATAGGATGGGACTTAGGGAAACTGCTGCTAGTTGGAAAATAGGAAATAAGATCTACTTTTTTGGCGGCTTTGGCTATGGTGCCGATAGAACGAGTGACAACCTTGCTGACTTGTGGTCTTATGATCTTACCACTTTAGAATGGACTTGGTTAAAAGGTGGTACTTCGGTAAGCAAAAGCGGAATTTATGGAAACAAGGGAGAAGCTGCTGCTAGCAATAGACCCGGAGCCCGACAAAGCCCTGTCGCCTGGACCAATGGAGGGAAGCTATACTTGTTTGGAGGATATGGTTTGACCGAAGGAATCGCGATCAATTACTTGAATGATTTATGGGAATATGATCCTGCTACCAACAATTGGACATGGCTAAAGGGAGAGAAAGAACACAACCAACCTGGTATTTACGGCGTAAAAGGCACTTACGATGCGAGTAATCAGCCTGGCGCCAGAACTGCTGCCCTAACTTGGGTGGTTAATGGAAAAGTATATTTGTTTGGTGGTGGCGGTTACGGGGTTTCTAGCGGTTTAGGGCCTTTAAACGATCTTTGGGAATATGATACGGCCACTAACCAATGGAAATGGCTTAAAGGAAGCGACAATTCTAATGCTAGTGGCATCTACGGAAGTATAGGTGTAGGCCATGTAAACAATACACCATCCGGAAGATCTTTAGGTGTAGCCTGTACCTTAAATGACAAGCTATATCTTTTTGGTGGCTTAGCTAATGCTAACCTTTATAATGACTTATGGATGTATGATTTAGCCTTAAACACTTGGACTTGGCTAAAGGGAAGCAGTTCTACTAATCAATTAAGCACCTATGGCGTACAAGGTACAGCCGCTGCCGCCAATACACCCGGAGCCAGAAGAAGCTTGGTTGCTTGGGCAGCCAATGGCAAGATGTACCTTTTTGGCGGTAATGGCTATGCCAATACAGCAACTGCTGGGGCGCTGAATGATCTTTGGTCTTATCAGCCTGGTACCAACCAATGGGCTTGGTTAAAGGGTGGAAATACCACCAATCAAACTGGCAGCTACGGCACAAAGGGCGTAGCTGCCGCAACTAATACCCCCGGAGCAAGAGAGCGTACACTGGGCTGGGTAGAAAATAACCAACTTTACCTTTTTAGGGGGCAATATTACTATCCCTTTGTAAGCTATAGGCAAGATGATATTTGGTCTTATGATATTGCAAGCAACCAATGGACTTGGCTAGCCGGCGAAGAAACAGCTGCCCAATCGGGTTATTATGGCACACCAGGTCTTGCTACCGTTAAGAACCAACCAGGTGCTAGATCTGGTGCTACCCAATGGACACTTAACGGAAAACACTATTTGTTTGGTGGCAACGGCGTTACCCCTAGCGGCTCAGGGCGTTTGAACGACTTGTGGGAATATGACCCGGCCACACAACAATGGACCTGGTTAAAAGGAAGCAATGCACCAGGGCAGGAAGGTAATTACGGAACAATAGGGGTAGCAGCTATAGCGAATACCCCTGGCGCCAGATATTACGCCAATGGATGGGCTTATGATGGTAAACTTTATCTTTTTGGCGGTCGGGGTTTAACAACAACAGCAACGGAAGGCATATTAAATGATCTTTGGGTGTTTGATCTCCAAACTAAGAATTGGACTTACCTCAATGGAAGCAAGCAGCTGAACGAATATGGTAATTATGGTACACTTGGTGTAGAAAACGCAAGCAATCAGCCACGTTCACGTTATGATGCCAGCGCTGTGGTGGTTAACGGTAAATTTTATCTATTTGGAGGTACAGGCTATAGCTCATTTAATACCGCTCATTTACCAGATCTTTGGTCGCATAATCCAGAGACTGGAAATTGGACATGGCTTAAAGGCGGACCTCAGTTTCCAGTCGCAGGTAATTTAGCCCAGTTTTCAGAAGATTATACGCCCGGCGCTAGGGCGGGTACCGTAGCTTGGGCAGTAGGCAATCGTTTGTATCTTTTTGGAGGGACTTATTATAATCCTAACTCGTACACCACCAGTTACTATAACGATCTTTGGGCATTTGATACTGCCACTAGCTATTGGGCTTTGATGAGTGGTGATGTGGTAGCGAACAAGTTGGGTGTGTATGGTCAAATTGGTGTTGCCAGTGCAGGTAGCCGACCGGGAGGTAGAATGTCTGCTACCGGAATTACTGTAAATAGTAAACTCTATCTTTTTGGTGGCTTTGGCTATGCATCAAACAACACTATAGGTCGTTTAAATGATGTATGGATGTACGATATTGCCAGTAGCCAATGGGTTTGGCACCAAGGTAGCCACCAAACAAATGCCAACGGTGTGTTAAGTAATGTGCCATCACAAAATCAAATAGGCGCACGCAATAGCGCAGTTAGCTGGTTTAATGGGGGCTATTTTTATATTTTTGGTGGTAACGGTTATGATATAGCTGGCGAGAGTAACTATCGTGGAGACCTATGGCGAATGGAGTTGCCATCAGATAACCTAACCCTAACCTCACTGCTGCCTAGCGTAGGGAGCTTTTCCCCATCATTTGATAACGAAATATATACTTATAGCCTTACTACTTCCGCTAGCAGTTTTACCCTCATCCCAACGTTGGCACATTATGGCGCAAAAGTAAAAGTGAATGGCTCATGGATGGCTAGCGGCAACACATCTGATCCTATTAGTTTAGATTTAGGTAACAACACTGTTGAAGTAATGATTATTGCACAAGATGGCATTTCCCGTACCACTTATACAATAAACGTCAACCGCGAACAAGCTTTACCAGTAACCTTAGTTTCGTTTACGGCAAAAATAGAAAATAACGCTGCCAAACTACAATGGCAAACTGCTATGGAACAAGACAATAGCGGCTTTGAAATTTACCGTAGTGGCGATGACAAGCAACGGATAAGAATAGCACAGATTGCGGGTAAAAATGCGCCCGGTGTATACAACCATACGGATCAGCGGCCTTTAAATGGCAACAACTACTACTGGCTGGTACAGATAGATCGTGATGGTAAAACTACCGAACTTGGTCAAAAGGTACTGAACTTTGATCTTTCTGCTTTGGATATCAGTGTCTACCCTAATCCGGCTACGGCAAAAACTACGGTTACTTTTGGTGCGGGGCAGTACCAAACTTTGGTGTTTAGCGGTATAGATGGTAAAGTAATCATGAAAGAAAGTTTAACACCTGAACAGCGCCAAACCAGTATCAACGTAGCAGCATACCCAGCCGGGGTTTATATCATTAAACTCATAGGCACAGGAGGCAGTAGTGTGCATAAGTTGATTAAAAAATAG
- a CDS encoding STM3941 family protein produces MKKVEIPLSKTKLTLTIFGAFSFVFFGTLFIINPDKFVSPFLRNPEMVKIVGFIGVTLFSILGIYGIKKLFDKKLGLIVDENGITDNTNASSVGLIKWNDITEIKAEQIMSTKFLLIFTNDPNKILEETSGMKRKILQGNIKMYGTPISITSTTLKYKFDDLNKLLTERLSEQREKMPNR; encoded by the coding sequence ATGAAGAAAGTTGAAATTCCATTAAGCAAGACAAAACTGACATTAACAATTTTTGGAGCTTTTTCTTTTGTATTTTTTGGGACACTTTTTATTATTAATCCAGACAAATTTGTTTCACCATTTTTGCGAAATCCCGAAATGGTAAAAATTGTTGGTTTCATAGGTGTTACATTATTTAGTATTTTAGGTATTTATGGTATTAAAAAATTATTCGACAAAAAATTAGGACTAATAGTTGACGAAAATGGAATTACCGACAACACAAACGCTTCAAGTGTTGGACTAATAAAATGGAATGACATAACAGAAATCAAGGCGGAACAAATTATGTCAACAAAATTTCTATTAATTTTTACAAACGACCCAAATAAAATTTTAGAAGAAACAAGCGGAATGAAACGAAAAATATTGCAAGGAAATATAAAAATGTATGGAACACCAATTTCTATAACTTCTACGACCTTAAAATATAAATTTGACGACTTAAATAAATTATTAACCGAAAGACTTAGTGAGCAAAGAGAAAAAATGCCGAACCGCTAA
- a CDS encoding M13 family metallopeptidase: MVNDRIADLITVLANEKTSSNALKQIGTLYQGYLDTAQLEALGINSIKREVDQILSLNSHREVAKFMAHPKSFSIVAISTQPDVNDRSRFLVTLNESGIGLPAPIYYQKSDGPYPAYRKAYRDYMIDVFRLFDITDPERRADDIIDLETKLAALQWTPAQKRDSKINFHLMQTNELQSYAPGFPWKVFLEERQVAEVKEVVLQADLAIKSKAVLFASTPVEVWSSYLAFHWIVNHSTLLPYTLRKSQFDFYSATLNGIKKDIAREQKSILYVNNRLGQLIGKMYVENYFKEDYKDRIAKMVAYVSRAFESRLDTLQWLDDASRNEAIAKLKAVVVRIGYPDQWRDYSTVHFSKSDPIGNERNMAWANWDYERSLLYKKYTSREWYQVPQTVDATSSKLYNSIEFPAGILQPPFFDPNADAAVNFGAIGAIIGHELGHCFDDEGSKFDANGNMRNWWTESTRRSFQIRTAKLVEQYSSFSPLDGLFVDGKQTLGENIGDLTGAIIAYDAYHLYLKESKESPAVLDGFTGDQRYFLSLAQVSRSLYTPEAYRATLRDYHAPAEYRVNGVVRNMDAWYNAFSVTQDHKLFVPANERVSIW, from the coding sequence ATAGTAAATGATAGGATAGCCGACCTGATCACGGTACTCGCCAATGAAAAAACTTCCTCAAACGCACTAAAACAGATCGGAACACTATATCAGGGCTATCTCGATACTGCACAATTAGAAGCTTTAGGTATCAACTCGATTAAAAGGGAGGTCGATCAAATACTATCGCTTAACAGCCATAGGGAGGTAGCTAAATTTATGGCCCATCCAAAATCGTTCAGCATTGTAGCTATCAGCACCCAGCCAGATGTTAATGACAGGAGCAGGTTTTTGGTGACACTTAATGAAAGTGGCATTGGCCTGCCCGCACCTATATACTATCAAAAATCGGATGGCCCCTATCCCGCCTATCGCAAGGCTTATAGAGATTACATGATAGATGTGTTTCGTCTATTTGATATAACTGATCCAGAGAGACGTGCAGATGACATCATTGACCTAGAGACAAAACTCGCCGCCCTACAATGGACCCCGGCTCAAAAGCGAGATAGCAAGATTAATTTTCACCTGATGCAAACCAATGAACTTCAATCTTATGCACCCGGTTTTCCGTGGAAAGTATTCTTGGAAGAGCGACAGGTAGCAGAGGTAAAGGAAGTCGTGCTACAGGCAGATCTGGCAATCAAATCCAAAGCGGTATTGTTTGCTTCCACTCCTGTAGAAGTGTGGTCATCCTACCTGGCATTCCACTGGATAGTTAACCATTCAACGCTATTGCCTTATACCCTTCGAAAAAGTCAATTTGATTTTTACTCGGCCACACTAAATGGAATAAAGAAAGACATTGCCAGGGAACAGAAATCCATCTTGTATGTTAACAATCGACTGGGTCAGCTGATAGGAAAAATGTATGTGGAAAATTATTTTAAAGAAGATTACAAAGATCGTATCGCAAAAATGGTCGCCTATGTTTCTAGGGCATTTGAGTCTAGGCTAGACACCTTGCAATGGCTAGACGACGCTAGTAGAAATGAGGCTATAGCAAAGCTCAAAGCCGTTGTCGTTAGGATCGGATACCCAGATCAATGGCGAGATTATTCGACAGTTCATTTCAGTAAAAGCGATCCAATTGGAAATGAGCGAAATATGGCGTGGGCCAATTGGGATTACGAACGTTCGTTACTCTATAAAAAATACACCAGTAGAGAATGGTACCAAGTTCCACAGACAGTGGATGCGACCAGTAGCAAACTCTATAATTCGATTGAATTTCCTGCAGGCATACTGCAACCGCCATTTTTTGACCCCAATGCAGATGCTGCGGTAAACTTTGGGGCAATCGGCGCAATTATAGGGCACGAACTGGGGCACTGCTTCGATGATGAAGGTTCAAAATTTGACGCCAATGGAAACATGCGAAACTGGTGGACTGAAAGCACCCGTAGATCTTTTCAAATAAGAACGGCAAAGCTAGTTGAACAATATAGTTCTTTTTCTCCCTTAGATGGTCTTTTTGTGGATGGAAAACAAACACTCGGGGAGAATATCGGCGACCTGACAGGCGCCATCATAGCTTATGATGCCTATCATCTCTATCTAAAAGAAAGCAAGGAAAGCCCAGCTGTGTTAGATGGTTTCACTGGAGACCAGCGGTATTTTCTTTCATTGGCACAGGTTAGCCGCTCGCTTTACACGCCCGAAGCCTACCGAGCGACTTTAAGAGACTATCATGCGCCTGCAGAATATAGAGTGAATGGCGTAGTGAGAAACATGGACGCTTGGTACAATGCGTTTTCCGTAACCCAAGATCATAAACTCTTTGTGCCGGCAAACGAACGTGTAAGCATTTGGTAG
- a CDS encoding topoisomerase DNA-binding C4 zinc finger domain-containing protein, whose product MYFNKPKNKLFHNETDNNYLLTTEGTLKTTNCPYCKTGKLVMRQKPSSSQPFLGCTHYPNCSQTFSIAIVDDKMLCTSCKSGFMTKKKGPYSNFLGRTNYPKCKNMKTLK is encoded by the coding sequence GTGTATTTCAACAAACCAAAAAACAAGCTTTTTCACAACGAGACCGATAACAATTACTTGTTAACTACTGAGGGAACACTAAAAACTACCAATTGCCCATACTGTAAAACGGGTAAATTGGTAATGAGACAAAAGCCGTCAAGTAGCCAGCCATTTCTGGGCTGCACGCATTACCCTAATTGTAGCCAAACATTTAGCATAGCAATTGTGGATGACAAAATGCTATGCACAAGTTGCAAAAGTGGTTTTATGACAAAGAAAAAAGGACCATATAGTAACTTTTTAGGGCGCACAAATTATCCTAAATGTAAGAATATGAAAACATTGAAGTGA